From the Brevibacillus choshinensis genome, one window contains:
- a CDS encoding Lsa family ABC-F type ribosomal protection protein, producing the protein MSLINVTNLTFAYEGSFDHIFENVSFQIDTDWKLGFTGRNGRGKTTFLNLLLGKYEYSGNISANVHFEYFPFHVENKEQHTLDVINDIIPDYLHWELMRELSLLQVSEDVLYRPFDSLSNGEQTKVLLAALFLKENRFLLIDEPTNHLDMHARKLVSDYLKAKSGYILVSHDRSFLDNCVDHILSINKTNIEIQKGNFSDWWENKQRQDNFELAENEKLKKDMKRLSEAAKRTSSWSHEVEKTKNGTRNSGSKVDKGYIGHKAAKMMKRSKSIEQRQQSAMDERSKLLKNIENHDSLKISQLAFHKNQLAELDNISIYYGEKKVCTDVSFTIEQGERIALSGKNGSGKSSIIKLICGEDVNYTGTFRKGSQLKISYVSQDTSHLQGKLTDYARSHGIDESLFKSILRKLDFSRDQFEKDISAYSGGQKKKVLIAKSLCEKVHLHIWDEPLNFIDVISRMQIEELLLEYAPTILFVEHDREFCNNIATKIIEL; encoded by the coding sequence ATGTCATTAATCAATGTTACAAACCTGACGTTTGCCTATGAAGGCAGTTTCGATCACATATTTGAAAACGTAAGCTTCCAAATAGATACCGATTGGAAATTAGGATTTACGGGAAGAAACGGTAGGGGGAAGACAACCTTTCTCAACTTGTTGCTGGGTAAATATGAATACAGTGGAAATATCTCTGCGAATGTCCACTTTGAATATTTCCCTTTCCATGTCGAGAACAAGGAACAACATACCCTAGACGTTATTAACGACATCATTCCGGACTATCTTCACTGGGAATTAATGCGTGAGCTTTCTTTGCTACAGGTTTCTGAGGATGTTCTGTATCGTCCCTTCGATTCCTTATCCAACGGAGAGCAAACGAAAGTGTTGCTGGCTGCTTTATTTCTAAAGGAAAACCGCTTTCTGTTAATTGATGAACCGACCAATCATCTTGACATGCATGCAAGAAAGCTTGTCAGTGATTACCTCAAGGCGAAAAGTGGATATATTTTGGTTTCTCACGACAGATCGTTTCTTGATAACTGCGTCGATCACATCCTTTCGATCAATAAGACCAACATAGAAATCCAAAAAGGGAACTTCTCTGATTGGTGGGAAAATAAACAGAGACAAGATAACTTTGAGCTTGCTGAGAACGAAAAGCTCAAAAAAGACATGAAACGATTATCGGAAGCAGCAAAGCGAACGAGCAGCTGGTCGCACGAAGTGGAAAAAACGAAAAATGGTACAAGAAATTCCGGTTCCAAGGTAGATAAAGGGTATATTGGTCACAAGGCTGCTAAAATGATGAAACGCTCAAAATCCATTGAGCAAAGGCAGCAATCGGCTATGGATGAAAGATCGAAGCTCCTTAAGAATATTGAAAACCATGACAGCCTGAAGATTTCACAGCTTGCTTTTCACAAAAACCAACTCGCTGAACTGGACAATATTTCGATTTATTACGGTGAGAAGAAGGTTTGCACCGATGTAAGTTTTACGATTGAACAAGGGGAGCGAATTGCTCTTTCCGGTAAAAACGGCTCGGGAAAATCAAGCATTATCAAACTGATTTGCGGTGAGGATGTAAATTATACAGGCACTTTCAGAAAGGGAAGCCAGCTTAAAATATCGTATGTGTCTCAGGACACCTCGCACTTACAGGGCAAGTTGACGGATTACGCCAGAAGCCACGGGATTGATGAAAGTCTGTTTAAATCGATTTTACGGAAACTGGATTTTTCCAGGGATCAATTTGAAAAGGATATTTCCGCTTATAGCGGCGGCCAAAAGAAGAAAGTATTGATTGCGAAAAGTCTTTGTGAGAAAGTTCATTTGCATATTTGGGATGAACCCCTAAACTTTATTGATGTTATCTCTCGTATGCAAATTGAAGAGTTACTGCTTGAATACGCCCCAACGATTCTTTTTGTGGAGCATGACAGGGAATTTTGTAATAACATCGCGACCAAGATCATTGAACTTTAA
- a CDS encoding M28 family peptidase, producing MTSYVKEQEKLLLDEINMETPKRILETFSGLIRESGSEDERTAAHFLAQILEEWGIPHTVHYPSIYLSVPKNASVQAIAPVSKTFRAKTPSFSVSTNGATVQGELVYVPSAQATDRYDMFDAKVNEEVNDLCGKIVISEGLAMPEKVATFHDKGVLGAIFINPGKNIHDGICTTIWGAPDLDTIDKEPKIPVVAVNKSDGEELKAMCQTGRAVIELSTSLEKGWFACPLIDMFIEGTEEPEKYILLHGHLDSWHVGIGDNTTGDAALMEMARIFYKHRDKLKRSLRIAIWPGHSTGRYAGSTWFADQFALDLDANCIAQVNCDSPGCRWATSYEKMDWTNEVGDHCKQAIYDAVREDAKGKRPNRAGDYSFHNIGITSFYKLSSTIPQEQLKEKGYYPVGGCGSNIEWHTEDDLMDVADYEILQRDLKVYMTSIYRVLQATVLPYDFRKTADEFIETLQQYQEAAGEHFSFELAASEAKILRLALEDFYQDLELLQATEVSSPEVKAANEKLLQLGRTLIPINFTRRGKFHHDPAVQIPALPDIAPALQLAALEPGSHRYHVTRNHLLRGQNRVVWTMNEAKKIIGRS from the coding sequence ATGACAAGTTACGTGAAAGAGCAAGAGAAGCTGCTGTTAGATGAAATCAATATGGAGACTCCCAAGCGGATTTTGGAAACATTCAGTGGTTTGATTCGGGAGTCTGGTAGTGAGGACGAACGAACGGCTGCACACTTTCTCGCCCAGATCCTGGAAGAGTGGGGAATACCGCATACCGTTCACTATCCTTCCATTTACTTGAGCGTTCCGAAAAATGCATCCGTTCAAGCGATTGCTCCTGTAAGCAAGACTTTTCGGGCCAAGACCCCTTCCTTTTCCGTCTCGACCAACGGAGCGACTGTTCAAGGTGAATTGGTATACGTACCCTCGGCGCAGGCTACGGACCGCTACGACATGTTCGATGCGAAGGTAAACGAAGAAGTGAATGACCTGTGTGGGAAAATCGTTATCAGTGAAGGCTTGGCGATGCCCGAAAAAGTAGCTACCTTCCACGACAAAGGCGTGCTGGGTGCTATTTTCATCAATCCGGGCAAGAATATCCACGATGGGATCTGCACCACGATCTGGGGTGCGCCGGATCTGGACACGATTGACAAGGAGCCCAAGATTCCCGTTGTCGCCGTAAACAAATCGGATGGGGAAGAGTTAAAAGCGATGTGCCAGACAGGGAGAGCCGTGATTGAACTGTCAACGAGCCTGGAGAAGGGCTGGTTTGCGTGCCCGCTGATCGATATGTTCATCGAAGGGACAGAAGAACCGGAAAAGTACATCCTCCTACACGGACATTTGGATTCGTGGCATGTGGGTATCGGCGATAATACGACCGGAGATGCGGCTTTGATGGAGATGGCACGAATCTTCTACAAGCATCGCGACAAGTTGAAGCGGAGTCTGCGGATTGCCATCTGGCCAGGCCATTCAACGGGACGCTACGCAGGCTCCACTTGGTTTGCCGATCAATTTGCTCTGGATTTGGATGCCAATTGCATTGCGCAGGTAAACTGTGACTCTCCCGGTTGCCGCTGGGCTACTTCCTATGAAAAGATGGACTGGACGAATGAAGTAGGGGATCATTGCAAACAAGCCATCTACGATGCCGTCCGAGAAGATGCAAAGGGAAAACGTCCAAATCGCGCAGGTGACTATTCGTTTCACAATATCGGGATAACTTCCTTTTACAAGCTCTCGTCCACCATTCCGCAAGAGCAGTTGAAAGAAAAAGGGTATTATCCGGTCGGCGGTTGCGGTTCTAATATTGAGTGGCATACCGAAGACGACTTAATGGATGTGGCGGATTACGAGATTCTACAAAGAGATCTGAAAGTCTACATGACATCTATTTATCGCGTCTTGCAAGCGACCGTTCTCCCTTATGACTTCCGGAAGACTGCCGATGAGTTCATCGAAACCTTACAGCAATATCAAGAAGCTGCTGGTGAGCATTTCAGCTTTGAACTCGCCGCAAGTGAAGCGAAGATTCTTCGACTGGCTTTAGAAGATTTTTATCAGGACCTAGAGCTGTTACAAGCGACGGAGGTATCATCCCCGGAAGTAAAGGCAGCGAATGAAAAGCTCTTGCAGCTTGGCAGGACGCTCATTCCCATCAACTTTACTCGCCGTGGCAAGTTTCATCATGATCCAGCAGTCCAAATTCCTGCCTTGCCCGATATCGCTCCTGCATTGCAGTTGGCGGCATTAGAGCCAGGTTCACACCGGTATCACGTTACCCGTAATCATCTGTTACGTGGACAAAATCGTGTCGTCTGGACAATGAATGAGGCAAAAAAAATTATCGGTCGATCGTAG
- a CDS encoding M28 family peptidase: MISEIDQLEKTILQDISTDVPLEVLERFLTLVRESGSEDERTAARFLAQYLEKWNIPHRIHFPNIYLSVPKKAAVIVTHPGSREIKAKTPSCSVSTGDQWVSGAVVYIPADEADLSDAFDPLAINKYGDVRGKIVLTDGYPVSGKMKELGNDGALGVIFISPGRYIHEGTVGVVWGSPDLDTLGEEPQIPALMIGKQDGLDLINECQSDTVTLQFQTHLDEGWFECPLIDIWIEGTEEPDKYVLLHGHLDSWHQGIGDNGTGNAALLEMARIFYKHRDKLKRSIRIAIWPGHSTGRYAGSTWFADQFGLDLDENCIAQVNCDSPGCRWATSYEEMSWMSEAQELCQSAIQDAVGQPSKGFRPHRAGDYSFNNIGITSFYMLSSSIPAEELAERGYYAVGGCGSNIEWHSEEDLMHVADMDILVRDLKVYMTTILRVVNAPIHPFLFTKTVEDLIETIEEYQAYATDHYSFDMVRREAQELYLALEDFNQQVKELQTPSILDTRVKKANEIIRSLGRELVTISFSRAGKFRHDLAIDMPRIPDLAAAHLLSSLEADSHPYRVALTHLTRGQNRVAWSMQRARKLLKTFEHDGVKTGSK; the protein is encoded by the coding sequence GTGATATCCGAAATTGACCAACTAGAAAAGACAATCCTGCAAGACATCTCCACTGATGTGCCATTGGAGGTGCTGGAGCGATTTCTCACTTTGGTACGCGAATCAGGAAGTGAAGACGAAAGGACGGCCGCTCGTTTTTTGGCACAATACTTGGAGAAATGGAACATTCCCCACCGCATTCATTTCCCAAATATTTATTTGAGTGTACCCAAAAAGGCTGCGGTCATTGTAACCCATCCCGGATCACGTGAAATTAAAGCAAAAACACCTTCATGCTCTGTTTCGACTGGTGATCAATGGGTAAGTGGTGCTGTCGTGTACATTCCGGCAGACGAAGCCGATCTGAGCGACGCTTTTGACCCGCTTGCGATCAATAAATACGGCGATGTCCGAGGGAAAATCGTATTGACGGATGGCTATCCAGTGTCAGGAAAAATGAAGGAATTAGGCAATGACGGGGCACTAGGCGTCATCTTCATCAGTCCTGGTCGTTACATACACGAAGGAACCGTCGGTGTTGTTTGGGGCTCTCCGGACTTGGACACGTTGGGCGAGGAACCGCAAATTCCTGCGCTGATGATCGGTAAGCAGGATGGACTTGATTTGATCAACGAATGTCAATCCGATACCGTCACTTTGCAATTTCAGACGCATCTGGATGAAGGGTGGTTTGAATGCCCGCTGATTGATATCTGGATCGAAGGGACCGAAGAACCGGATAAATACGTCCTTTTGCACGGACATTTGGATTCTTGGCATCAAGGGATCGGGGACAACGGTACGGGGAATGCTGCCTTGCTGGAAATGGCTCGTATCTTTTACAAGCACCGCGACAAGCTCAAGCGCAGCATTCGAATCGCAATATGGCCCGGGCACTCGACAGGTAGATATGCAGGCTCTACCTGGTTCGCCGATCAGTTTGGCCTGGATCTCGATGAGAATTGCATCGCCCAAGTCAATTGTGATTCGCCAGGCTGCCGCTGGGCTACTTCCTATGAAGAGATGTCGTGGATGAGTGAAGCGCAGGAGCTTTGCCAGTCCGCGATACAGGATGCCGTCGGTCAACCATCCAAAGGCTTCCGACCGCATCGGGCAGGCGATTACTCCTTTAACAACATTGGAATAACGTCATTTTACATGCTTTCTTCCAGCATCCCAGCAGAAGAGTTGGCAGAAAGGGGGTATTATGCAGTCGGCGGATGTGGCTCCAATATTGAGTGGCACAGCGAGGAAGACTTGATGCATGTAGCGGATATGGATATTTTGGTACGAGATCTCAAGGTCTACATGACGACGATCCTGCGTGTCGTGAATGCACCGATTCACCCGTTTCTCTTTACGAAGACGGTGGAAGATCTGATCGAGACGATCGAGGAATATCAGGCGTATGCAACCGATCACTATTCGTTTGACATGGTACGTAGAGAGGCACAAGAGCTCTATCTAGCTTTGGAAGATTTCAATCAGCAGGTGAAGGAACTACAGACTCCATCTATTTTGGACACAAGGGTTAAAAAAGCCAATGAAATCATTCGCAGTTTGGGTCGAGAGCTCGTCACCATCAGCTTTTCGCGGGCAGGTAAATTCCGTCACGATCTGGCCATCGATATGCCGCGAATACCGGATTTAGCTGCCGCACACCTCTTGTCCAGCTTGGAAGCTGACTCACATCCTTACCGGGTTGCTCTTACTCATCTCACCCGCGGTCAAAATCGTGTGGCTTGGAGCATGCAGCGTGCACGGAAGCTGCTGAAAACCTTTGAGCACGATGGAGTGAAAACAGGGAGCAAATGA
- a CDS encoding M20/M25/M40 family metallo-hydrolase, translated as MNLQKVLLHLEKNFDEDLDRVREFLRMPSISYTGEGIEETAHTLKEIIEELGGTAEVVPTKGHPIVFGEFDEGQEHTLLVYGMYDVMPTDEEGWTVDPWGAEIKDLPKFGPCIVNRGAVNTKGPLGAFFNTLRAIKEVDGKLPVNLIFAVEGEEEMGSRNFPAFLEQYKEKLSKAEAVLFPFFEQDEVGTPGLVLGTKGLLYFELVCQGGDWGGPTSRGIHGSFNAWVKNPAWRLVQALSTMVDVDENILVEGLLDDVSEIAPKEKEILKQQIEEGIYDEKVFLENYDVKRLKYDGTGMDVWEKLYSRPQLNIDGIYSGYTGPGTKTLLPHIATAKVDVRMVPHMEPDEVVRLIRAHLDKHGFADIEMNVANKYYWSKVSVEEDVVQAMIETYRTMGKEPQIQPLNPGSAPYYVFERYLQIPYVTGGMGHGARQHSSDEYCTVEGVLDFEKSMAIFFDHYCQRVSGKQDQQETITR; from the coding sequence ATGAATTTGCAAAAAGTTCTCTTACATCTAGAGAAAAACTTTGACGAAGATTTGGACCGCGTTCGCGAATTTCTCCGCATGCCGAGCATCAGTTACACGGGAGAGGGAATTGAAGAGACCGCCCATACATTAAAAGAGATAATCGAAGAGCTAGGCGGAACAGCAGAAGTCGTGCCGACGAAGGGACATCCTATCGTGTTCGGTGAGTTCGATGAAGGACAGGAGCACACACTCCTGGTCTATGGGATGTACGATGTGATGCCGACTGATGAAGAGGGATGGACCGTGGATCCTTGGGGTGCAGAGATCAAGGACCTGCCCAAGTTTGGACCGTGCATCGTCAACCGTGGGGCTGTCAATACAAAAGGCCCATTAGGCGCATTCTTCAATACCTTACGCGCTATAAAAGAAGTGGATGGCAAGCTTCCCGTCAATCTGATTTTTGCAGTAGAAGGGGAAGAAGAAATGGGGAGCCGCAACTTCCCGGCATTCCTCGAACAGTACAAAGAGAAATTGTCCAAAGCAGAGGCAGTCTTGTTCCCCTTCTTTGAACAGGATGAAGTAGGAACGCCTGGACTTGTGCTTGGCACGAAAGGCTTACTCTATTTCGAACTCGTGTGCCAAGGGGGAGATTGGGGAGGCCCTACCTCTCGCGGAATTCATGGCTCCTTTAACGCGTGGGTGAAAAATCCTGCTTGGCGTCTCGTTCAAGCTTTATCAACGATGGTAGATGTGGATGAAAATATTTTGGTAGAAGGACTCCTGGATGACGTCTCCGAGATCGCTCCGAAAGAAAAGGAAATCCTGAAACAGCAAATTGAGGAAGGCATCTATGACGAAAAAGTGTTCCTCGAAAACTATGATGTGAAACGTTTGAAGTACGACGGGACCGGAATGGACGTATGGGAGAAGCTGTACAGCCGACCTCAGCTGAACATCGACGGGATCTACTCGGGATATACGGGTCCAGGTACGAAAACATTATTGCCTCATATTGCGACGGCGAAGGTCGATGTCCGTATGGTCCCTCACATGGAGCCGGATGAAGTGGTGCGCCTCATTCGGGCGCACTTGGATAAGCATGGATTTGCAGATATCGAAATGAATGTTGCCAATAAATACTACTGGTCCAAGGTGTCTGTGGAAGAAGATGTCGTTCAGGCGATGATCGAAACATATCGTACGATGGGTAAGGAGCCGCAAATCCAGCCGCTGAATCCTGGCAGCGCTCCCTATTATGTATTTGAGCGGTATTTGCAGATTCCCTACGTCACAGGAGGTATGGGCCACGGTGCTAGACAGCATTCGAGCGACGAGTATTGCACGGTAGAAGGCGTACTCGATTTTGAGAAATCGATGGCGATCTTCTTTGACCACTATTGTCAGCGAGTGTCCGGCAAACAGGATCAGCAGGAAACGATTACCAGGTAA
- a CDS encoding alpha/beta fold hydrolase, producing the protein MYTTINDCQIYYEVHGKEDGDAIFFIHGAPGLGDCRADRKAFAPLEETNKLVFLDMRGSGRSEEKPPYTHEQWAADIDELRKQLNLDKIVIHGGSYGGYMALEYVTRYPAHVSHVMLRDTKPGSDRQDGATKRALEANLPGLTEDELVRMFAGEMRSNEELKSVFFALQPLYTVEYDPAVAKEKIDGIYYHYETHNFAFRVNQPTFNLRDKLPSIDVPVLVSVGRHDWITPVDASEEIASLIPRSELVIYENSGHSPHVEENEKYLGRVRQFLTK; encoded by the coding sequence ATGTACACGACTATAAATGATTGCCAGATTTACTATGAGGTGCACGGAAAAGAAGATGGGGATGCGATCTTTTTTATCCATGGAGCTCCCGGATTGGGCGACTGTCGAGCTGACCGTAAAGCGTTTGCTCCCCTGGAAGAGACGAATAAGCTCGTGTTTTTGGATATGCGTGGTTCTGGCCGATCTGAGGAGAAGCCTCCCTACACGCATGAACAATGGGCAGCGGATATTGATGAATTACGCAAGCAGCTGAATTTGGACAAGATCGTGATTCATGGCGGTTCGTATGGCGGTTATATGGCTTTGGAATACGTGACGCGCTATCCAGCCCACGTGTCGCATGTCATGTTGCGCGATACAAAGCCAGGATCCGACCGTCAAGATGGTGCAACCAAACGTGCACTGGAAGCCAATCTCCCAGGATTGACAGAGGATGAGCTGGTGCGTATGTTTGCGGGCGAGATGCGATCAAATGAAGAATTGAAATCGGTATTTTTCGCCTTACAGCCCTTGTACACGGTAGAGTACGATCCAGCCGTGGCCAAAGAGAAAATCGATGGCATCTACTATCACTATGAAACGCACAACTTTGCTTTCCGTGTAAATCAACCGACATTTAACTTGCGTGACAAATTACCATCCATTGATGTGCCTGTTCTGGTCTCTGTTGGCCGTCACGACTGGATTACGCCTGTGGATGCCTCAGAGGAAATCGCGAGCCTGATTCCTCGATCCGAGCTGGTGATCTATGAAAATAGCGGGCATTCGCCACATGTAGAGGAGAATGAGAAATACTTGGGCCGCGTTAGACAGTTTCTCACAAAATAG
- a CDS encoding M24 family metallopeptidase: MLTKIPKEAYAERIARIQEYLQERAISGLLVTNTYNIFYTTGLFHFPNERPVALFVPATGESILFVPVMELAEAKHATIFQDVRDYFEYPGVVHPIDWMINSIKQTYPTLSQVSIDGGSGELFIRVRELFAPTSLSVNHIVHEMRLTKDAYEVDLLRAAGYYSDYIVKRGTEVAAPGMSELEMLQTISGDTLNKMIEDLGEVVYVPGGPAGGLVPSGLRTAMPHALPSAKRMEKGETLILSCGANVGGYRAECERTCFIGDVSDEQAKVLEVMATAQQMAIEAMRPGNKCSDIDAIALDYIRKAGYGQYLLHRTGHGKGLEEHEAPWIEVGDHTVLRPGMVLSSEPGIYIEGFSGFRHSDTIIVTDDEPLVVTQFPKQLDQLIIKV; the protein is encoded by the coding sequence ATGTTAACCAAGATTCCGAAAGAAGCGTACGCAGAGAGGATTGCCCGGATTCAGGAATATTTGCAGGAGAGGGCGATCAGCGGATTACTTGTGACCAACACGTACAACATTTTTTACACGACGGGATTGTTTCACTTTCCAAACGAGAGGCCGGTCGCCTTGTTCGTTCCTGCTACTGGTGAATCCATTCTGTTCGTTCCCGTTATGGAGCTGGCCGAGGCCAAGCACGCAACCATCTTCCAAGACGTTCGTGACTATTTTGAATACCCGGGAGTCGTGCATCCAATCGACTGGATGATCAATAGCATCAAACAGACCTACCCGACTCTATCACAGGTGAGCATCGACGGCGGAAGTGGCGAGTTGTTTATCCGAGTGCGAGAATTATTTGCCCCCACATCCTTGTCTGTCAATCACATCGTTCATGAGATGCGTCTGACCAAAGATGCTTATGAAGTCGATCTGTTGCGTGCAGCAGGATACTATTCCGACTATATCGTCAAAAGGGGGACAGAGGTTGCTGCTCCCGGCATGTCGGAGCTCGAAATGCTGCAAACGATCTCGGGAGATACCTTGAACAAAATGATAGAAGATTTGGGCGAAGTCGTGTACGTTCCTGGTGGACCAGCAGGTGGACTTGTTCCCAGCGGACTTCGTACAGCCATGCCGCATGCACTGCCGAGTGCGAAACGAATGGAAAAAGGAGAAACCTTGATTCTGAGCTGCGGCGCAAATGTCGGAGGGTATCGCGCGGAATGTGAACGCACGTGCTTTATCGGTGATGTAAGCGATGAGCAAGCAAAAGTGCTCGAGGTGATGGCGACTGCTCAACAGATGGCGATCGAAGCCATGCGTCCTGGTAACAAGTGCTCAGACATTGACGCTATCGCACTGGACTATATCCGAAAAGCTGGGTACGGCCAATATTTGCTCCATCGCACCGGACATGGAAAGGGCTTGGAGGAACACGAAGCACCGTGGATTGAGGTAGGGGATCATACTGTACTGCGACCAGGGATGGTTTTATCCAGCGAGCCAGGCATTTACATCGAGGGATTCTCGGGTTTCCGCCACTCGGATACGATCATCGTCACGGATGACGAGCCACTAGTCGTCACTCAATTCCCCAAGCAGTTGGATCAATTAATTATCAAAGTCTAG
- a CDS encoding ABC transporter permease, whose product MENTTLVKGNVPSPAPLSMQPRTSPLREFIKHFRRNRLGVMGLYGILALLLLAVLAPIISDRPSGYGDVTNMLQPPSAEYWFGTDSVGLSIFDQVIWGTRVSLYVGLTSAVISILIGVPIGLISGYYGGRVSNIGMAITDIFLTLPVLPLMIIMAAVLGTGISNIAIIIGLFSWPQIARVTRAETLAIREKQYIEAARAIGTKESKIIYRHVLLNAFPPILVNMTILMGTSVLSEAGLSFLGLGDPMSWSWGTILQNAHATGVIIHAWWLALFPSVAIVVLVLSFNFLGIGINEALNPRLRKR is encoded by the coding sequence TTGGAGAATACCACATTGGTCAAAGGGAATGTCCCCAGTCCAGCGCCGCTCTCCATGCAGCCACGAACATCACCTCTGCGGGAGTTCATCAAGCACTTTCGGCGAAATCGATTAGGGGTCATGGGCTTGTACGGGATTTTGGCCCTATTGCTACTGGCCGTGCTCGCACCTATCATCAGCGATCGCCCCAGCGGGTATGGAGATGTCACAAACATGCTGCAACCACCGAGCGCGGAGTATTGGTTCGGTACTGATTCTGTCGGATTGAGTATTTTTGATCAGGTCATCTGGGGGACGCGTGTTTCTTTGTACGTGGGTCTGACCTCTGCCGTGATCTCCATCCTGATCGGTGTGCCGATTGGTTTGATCTCCGGTTATTACGGAGGCAGAGTCTCGAATATCGGGATGGCAATTACTGATATTTTTCTTACATTGCCTGTATTGCCTCTGATGATCATCATGGCTGCAGTGCTGGGGACAGGAATTAGCAATATCGCGATCATCATCGGTTTGTTCAGTTGGCCGCAGATTGCACGGGTGACGCGAGCAGAGACACTGGCGATTCGAGAAAAGCAATATATCGAAGCCGCAAGAGCCATCGGGACAAAAGAGTCCAAAATCATCTATCGTCATGTTCTCTTAAATGCGTTTCCTCCGATCCTCGTAAACATGACTATTCTCATGGGAACGTCGGTGCTTTCCGAAGCGGGCTTGAGCTTTCTCGGTTTGGGTGATCCCATGAGCTGGAGCTGGGGGACGATTTTGCAAAATGCACATGCGACAGGCGTCATTATCCATGCGTGGTGGCTGGCTCTGTTCCCGAGTGTAGCCATTGTTGTATTAGTCTTATCCTTCAACTTCTTGGGGATTGGCATCAACGAAGCCTTAAATCCACGCTTGAGAAAAAGGTAA
- a CDS encoding ABC transporter permease: MTNFLIARLLRGVVTVLVAVTATFLILRVMPGDPTTMMLDNRVPEEIRQQLLKDFGLDKDLFTQYIIFLKQLFFQFDLGTSFVQRVPVMDVILSRLPWTLILMSVSMLITTLIGIPLGVIAAYRKGSFLDQAINALSILGIALFIPWLGIILLYFLGLKIPWFPIGGAVTVGVEGWDYIWDATHHLVLPVVSLTIVHLASYVLYMRASTIDVLNEEYIRTARAKGLKERVVLWRHAVRNSLLSTVTMMGLQLGAIVGGAILTETVFAYPGLGRLIYEAVKEHDYPILQGTFLILAVTVVVVNILTDIVYSYLDPKITYN; the protein is encoded by the coding sequence ATGACGAATTTTCTGATTGCCCGTTTGCTGCGCGGCGTCGTTACCGTGTTGGTTGCCGTGACTGCCACTTTTTTAATCCTGCGCGTAATGCCTGGCGATCCGACGACCATGATGCTGGATAATCGCGTCCCCGAGGAAATCAGGCAGCAATTATTAAAGGACTTTGGTTTGGACAAAGATTTGTTTACGCAGTACATCATTTTTCTGAAGCAGCTCTTTTTTCAATTCGACCTGGGCACTTCTTTTGTGCAAAGGGTTCCTGTGATGGATGTGATTCTGTCACGTCTGCCTTGGACTTTGATATTGATGTCGGTGTCCATGCTCATTACGACATTGATCGGAATCCCATTGGGTGTCATCGCGGCCTATCGCAAAGGTTCATTTTTGGATCAAGCGATTAATGCATTGTCGATCTTAGGTATTGCCTTGTTTATTCCGTGGCTGGGGATTATCCTGCTCTACTTCCTCGGCTTGAAAATCCCATGGTTTCCGATTGGCGGGGCTGTAACCGTCGGAGTAGAAGGCTGGGACTACATCTGGGACGCAACTCATCATCTGGTACTGCCTGTCGTGTCATTGACCATCGTTCATTTGGCTAGCTACGTGCTTTATATGCGAGCAAGCACGATAGACGTGTTGAATGAGGAGTACATTCGGACGGCACGTGCAAAAGGTTTGAAAGAACGAGTCGTGTTGTGGCGTCATGCAGTACGCAATTCCTTGCTTTCTACCGTCACGATGATGGGACTGCAGCTGGGGGCAATCGTCGGTGGTGCCATTTTGACAGAAACGGTGTTCGCGTATCCAGGGCTAGGCAGGCTGATCTATGAAGCAGTCAAGGAGCATGATTATCCGATCCTCCAAGGTACCTTCTTAATTTTGGCTGTAACAGTCGTCGTGGTGAACATCCTGACCGATATTGTCTATTCGTACTTGGATCCCAAAATTACTTACAACTAG